Proteins from a single region of Macrobrachium nipponense isolate FS-2020 chromosome 11, ASM1510439v2, whole genome shotgun sequence:
- the LOC135201838 gene encoding protein singles bar-like encodes MSAGWTVGAGRPTVVQPSAYTASGEEGGIDCGCCRCCPWIYLGFLRSKAGWLKIIELVLTAITLILVLDYGLPYSETIGQAFDFFLIIVSAGIFVISLLVFCYIISPNSFNLIRASVLELVFNLLICALYFACSCHLSWAVQTYLYPHYRVTAYYTVYPAMTAAYVLGFVLTVTHGLDAILALRHLKGRP; translated from the exons ATGTCTGCCGGGTGGACAGTCGGAGCAGGTCGACCAACGGTCGTACAACCCTCGGCGTACACTGCCAGCGGCGAAGAAGGAGGCATAGACTGTGGCTGCTGCAGGTGCTGCCCTTGGATTTACCTGGGCTTCCTCAGATCCAAGGCGGGGTGGCTGAAAATTATCGAGTTG GTACTGACGGCCATTACTCTCATACTGGTGCTTGACTACGGTTTGCCCTACAGCGAGACCATAGGGCAAGCCTTCGACTTCTTCCTTATCATAGTATCTGCAGGAATCTTTGTGATCAGTCTGCTCGTCTTCTGCTACATCATATCACCGAACTCTTTCAATCTCATCAGGGCATCTGTTCTT GAATTAGTCTTCAACCTCCTGATCTGCGCCCTGTACTTCGCCTGTTCATGTCACCTGTCGTGGGCTGTACAGACGTACCTGTATCCTCACTATCGAGTGACTGCTTACTACACGGTGTACCCGGCAATGACAGCTGCTTAT GTCCTCGGATTCGTGCTGACGGTCACTCACGGTCTCGACGCCATCTTAGCACTGAGACACCTGAAGGGACGACCCTAA